The window CTTCGGGCGGACGGGCGGGCGCAGGGGCTCAAATCCCCCGCGGAAGTCCTGGGGATGAAGGCCTTCGCGTCGGTGATGAGCCGCGCCGGCATCCTGGAAGCGTTCCAGAGGATGGCGGGGGTCGTCTCTCAGCTCCTCTTCAAGGAGCGGAAGGTCGAATGGCTCCCCTTCCAGCTTTCCGGCTGGACCGAGCGGCGCGATTTTCCCGCTCCCGCCCCCCAGCCCTTCCGGAAACTGTGGAAAAAACAGCGGGGGATCCGTCCGTGGACCCGGTGAGACGGACGGCCGAACTGCTGGACCGCGTCCGCGCGGCGCTGCGCGGCCGGACGGTGGCGGAACCGGGCCTCCCCTACGTCGCGTCCCGGGAGCCGGGGGGGGCGGGCAGCGTGCAGGAGAGGATCGATCTGTTCCGGCGCAAGTTCGAAGCGCTGGGCGGGACGTTCCTCGCGGGGCCCGCCGAACGCGTGATCCCGGGCCTGGGGGAATTGCTCCGCGTGGAGGGGGTCACCGCTCTCTTCTTCCCGGAGGAGGACCCGGCTTCCCGCCAGGTGGCGGACGACCTCGTCCCGTTCGGGCCGTTCCTCCTCGCCTCCCCCGGCGACGTCGTGCAGGCCGAGCCGCCGGTCTCGGCGGGAATCCAGTCCGCCGAGTTCGCCATCGCCGAGTCGGGCACGATCGTCCAGACCAGCCGGGGGGGGAAATCGCTTCTGCCGGGGCTCGCCTCGGACGTCCACGTCGCCCTCCTCGCCCCCGACCGGTTCCTGGCCGGGATGGAGGATTGCCTCGAGGCGCTCTCCGCCGACCCTCCCCGGAACATCTCCCTGATCACGGGGCCCAGCCGAACGGGGGACATCGAGCTGACCCTCACCGTCGGGGTCCACGGCCCCCGGAGGGTGATCGCGGTTCTGCCCCTACCAGCCGGCCACGTGTAACACGTGGAGCCAGCCCGAGATCGTGACGGCCGAGGTCGCCGTGGAGAGGACGATGATCGTCCCCGCGAGGTCGGTGTCCCCGTTCAGCTGCGACGCCATCACGTAGGTGATCACCGCCGTCGGGCACCCCATCATGATCACCCCCACGCGCAGGTCTTGCCCGGAAAGCCCCATCCACCGGTAGAGGGCGACCGCGATGGCCGTCAGCAGGAGGGTCTTCATCCCCGCCGCCAGCGACGCGACGCGGAACCCCGACCGGGCCCGCTCGAAGGAGAACGAACCTCCCAGGCAAAGAAGCGACAGCGGCAGCGTGGCCGAGGAGAGGATCTCCAGCGTGTTGTCGACCAGCCCGGGGAGGGGGAACTTCAGCATGCTCCAGACGATCCCGAGGAAGGAGGAGAGGATCAGGGGGTTGGTGACAAGCTGGAGCCCGATTCGGCGCGCGTTCTCCCTCGCGCGACCCTTCCCGTCGCCGTGCGGGAGGATGAGGGCGACGACCGCCAGGGAATTGAGCAGCGGGACCATGAAGCCCAGGAGGATCCCCCCTTTTCGCAGCCCGATGTCCCCGGCCGCGGAGAGGACGATCGGCAGCCCCACGTAGGCGAGGTTCGCCCGGAACGCCCCCTGGACGAACGAGCCGCGCTCGGCGGGGGAAATTCCCAGGGCCCGCGAGAGGAAGACCGCCAGGAGGAAGGTGGCCACGGTCGCCGCGTACCCCCCGATGACGAGGGGTGCGTTGAACGCCTCCCGGAAATTCGAGGTGCCGATCTTGTAGAAAAGGAGGGCGGGGAGCAGAAGGTAATAGACGAGCATGTTCGCCGTGTCGATGAACGGGTCCCCGAGGAACCGGAACCGGCGGGCGGCGGCTCCGATGGCGATCACCAGAAAAACGGGCAGAACCGCCTGCAGGATGTCCATGGCCTGTTTTCTCCCCCATGCAAAACGGGCGACCCGCGGAAACAGGGTCGCCCGTCCCAACCATCGTCCGGGCGTCTCGCGGCTCGCCCCGGATTCCCCCGGCGCTACCTCGCCGCCGGACCGCGTATCGTTAGGATATAATCGATGATCACCCGGGCTTCCTCATCGGTGATCGGGCAGCCGTTCCCCTTCCGCATCCGCGTCACCGTCAACGCCCCGAGCCGTTTCCCGGCTCTCTTCTCTCTCATCCGGTCCATGCGACCGTCACTTCCCGTGCGTCGAGGAGATGTACTCGAGGATCTTCGCGGCGTCCGCGTCCGTGATCCAGTCCGCCTTCTTTCCCTGCATCTCCTTGATGATCGACATCCACCGCTCCTTGGTCTCGGTGCGGGCGGTGGCCCGGTCGAGGCCGTGGCAGACGCTGCACTTCTGTTCGAAGAGGGCTTTCCCCTCCTCCACGGCGGATATCGCGGGGACCGGCGCCGGCGCGACGGGCTTCGGCTCCTCCTTCTTGGCGCACCCGGAGACTGCGGCAACCATCAGCAGCACGACAAGGAAAGACCAAACAGCGCGCAAACGCATGGGAAAAATCCTCCTGTTCCAAGATGAGATGGCCCTCATCTTACTCCCGCGCACTCCTTTCCTCAACCGAAATCGGGACGGCAGTCTGCTATGATGATGGGGAAATCGACCGCGGAAAGGAAACGCCGGAATGATCCGAGTCCGCATGCCGCAGAAGAAGAAGGAACTGGAGATCCCGGGCCCGAAGAGGGTCATGGACATCCTTGCCGCCGCGGGCGTCCGGCCCACCACGGTCCTCGTAACGCAGGGCAAGAAACTGCTCACCAAGGACCAGTGCGTCGAGGACGGCGAAACCGTGGACATCATCTCCGTCGTCTCCGGAGGCTAACCGGTGAAGTGCAAGCGATGCGGGAAGGCCGCGGCCGCGGTCGACCTGCCCAGCCACCATTCCGCCTTCTGCCCCGAATGCTTCTTCGTCTTTTTTCGCCGGCAGGTCGAGGAGGGGATCCGGAAGTTCTCCCTTCTCTCCCCGCGCGACCGCGTCCTCGTCTGCGTCTCCGGCGGGAAGGACAGCCTCGTCCTGTGGGACATCCTCCTGGATCTCGGGTACGACGCGGAGGGGCTCACCATCGACCTCGGGATCGAGGGGTACTCGGACCGCTCGAGGGAGAAGGTCATGGCCTACGCGGAATCCCGGGGAAAGGAGCCCATCGTCGTGGACCTGCGGCGGGAAGGGGTGCCGATCCCCGAGGCGGCCAAGAAAAGCCGCAAGGAGGAGTGCTCCGTCTGCGGGACGGTGAAACGGTACTTCTTCAACCGGGTCGCGGCCTCGCGCGGGTTCTCCGTGGTCGCCACCGGCCACAACCTCGACGACGAGTCGGCAAGACTGTTGGGGAACCTGATGCACTGGCACCGGGAGCACCTTGCGCGCCAGCATCCCCTCCTGCCCGAGGCGAGCGACGGACTGGTGCGGAAGATCAAGCCGCTGTGGCGGGTGAGCGAGAGGGAGACGGCGGCGTACGGGTTCCTCAAGGAGATCGACTACGTGACCGAGGAGTGCCCGATGAGCTTCGACGCCACCTCCCTCGTCTATAAGGAGGCCCTCTCCCTCATCGAGGAGAAGATGCCCGGGACCCGGATCAATTTCTACCAGGGCTTCCTCCAGGGCAGGGAAAGCAGGGGGACGTTCCTTCCCTTTCCGGAAGAGGGGGCGGCGGCCGGCGGGGAGGAGGAAGCCGGGGGCGCGCCGACAAAATGCGCGCTCTGCGGGGCGCCCTCGTACACGGAGACGTGCGCGTTCTGCCGGCTGAAGGAGAAGGTCGGCAAAGGGGGGCGGCGGTGATGGAAGGACGGAGCCCGGCGGGGCCGCTGCGCGCGGGAGAGACCGTGATCCTCGTCGACCCGAAGGGGGAGGAGCGGATGATCATCCTGACCCCGGGGAAGCCCTTCGGGACCCACAAGGGGAACCTCCTGCACGACGACATCATCGGGAAGGCGGACGGTAGCCGGGTCTGGACCGCCATGGGGGCGGAGTACCGGGTATTCCGGCCGACGTTCATCCAATATGTGATGAACCTCAAGCGGCACGCCCAGATCATCTACCCGAAGGACATCGGCCCCATCCTGTTGTGGGCGGACATCTTCCCCGGCGCCACCGTGGTCGAGGCGGGGATCGGGTGGGGGGCGCTCGCGATCAAGCTGCTCGAGGCCATCGGGCCGAAGGGGCGCCTCGTGTCGTACGAGGTGCGGGAGGACTTCGCCGCGAGCGGCGGCCGGACGGTCGAGCGGTTCCTCGGGGCGTGCGAGAACCACGAGATCAAGGTGCGCGACATCTACCAGGGGATCGAGGAGAGGGAGGTGGACCGGATCGTCCTCGACCTGCCCGAGCCGTGGCACGTGGTCCCCCACGCCGCCTCGGCGCTCGTCCCGGGAGGGATCCTGCTCTCCTACCTCCCCTCCACGCTGCAGGTCAAGCAGATGGTCGACCGGATCGAGGAGGAGGGCGGCTTCACCGAGCCGGAAGTCTTCGAGGTGATCCATCGCCCCTGGCACGTGAAGGGGCTGTCCGTGCGCCCCGTCCAGTGGATGTTCTCCCACTCGGCGTTCCTCATCGTCTGCCGCAAAAAAGCTTAGGGACGTTCTTAAAACTTTTCATATCGGGTCGTGAATCGGGGGGGTGGTGCCAACCTGATTTCCTATGAGCGGGAAACGGCGGGGTCCGGGATCATGCCGGATGGCGAATCGTTCGCTATTCCACCGGGAAGCGGAGAATGGGCACCGCGCTTTTCGGCCGTCCGGAGCAAGTAGGCTCCTCCAGCGTCCGTGATCCCCAACCACGAGGAGACTTGGCGCCGTTCCATGCCCATCACGGCGACGCAATGCTTAAGAATCTCGGTCCTGACGATCGAAGAGATTCGGTCCCTTCGCCCCGTTTGGAACCGGTCAACGGGAATTCCTGCCTCCCGGCAGGCCTTGGACACCACCCGGAGGAATTCGCCATACGACTCTTCCTGTTCTTCCGACACTGAAGCGGTCCCACACCCCGACGAGAACATCGTCTCCCCTTGGCCGGGACGGTACGAAATGGAGACTGTGGGGTCCGTCCGTAATCCGGCCTCCAGGAACTCCAGATAATTCATGATCGTCGTGTTCCCGCCATCCCCACCGAAGAAATCCCCCAGCATCGGGAACTCGGCCCACGGAAACCCTCCGGACCGGAGGATTTCCCTGTGCATGGTCCAGGGATATCGGGCAAGATCATCCAGCGTGCCGACCAGACCCGCACGAAGGGGATTCAAATGAATGTACCGGATTGCTTCCCGCAGATACGGCTCCGTCTTGATGACGGAGGATCGAAACCGGTTCTGGAACAGATGCCCTACCCGTTGGTGTCTCCGGTTGAAATACAACGAGTAGCCCGACATCAGTCGATGCATGAACAGGGACAGGACGCCGTCTTCACTGTAGAACAGAAGGTGAAAATGATTCGGCAGAAATGCCCAGGCCAGACAGGAGGCCTTCGCCCGTTCAAGGTTCAAGTGGACCCGGCGGCGGAGTTCCTCCCGGTCCCGGTCGTCTTTGACGATATCCCTTTTCTCGATTCCCCTGGCGCACACATGGTGGAATGCCCCGGGAAAATCGATCCTCGAACCTCTCGGCATACCAGGGGAAGAACGCAATAAGCGTTCCGACCATGGTCCTCGGTGAGCGAAAGGCGAATTTTTCAGGCGGGCTTGCGGAGACTTTGCCGCCAGGTAGCGATGCCACCGTGGGCCGGCACCGCCCCATGAAAAGTTTTAAGAACGTCCCTGTTTTGAAAAGAAGTCGAACGTCCGGGAGAGCCCCTCGGGGAACCCGACCTGAGGTTCATACCCGAGAAGATCCTTCGCCAGGGAGATGTCGGCCAGGGAGTCGCGGACGTCCCCCGGTCGCGACGGCTCGAACTTGGGAGCGACGCGGCGGCCGGACAGTTTGTAGACGATCTCCAGGATGTCGAGCAGGGAGACGCGCTCCCCGCAGGCGATGTTGAACACCCTCCCGCACGCCTCCTTCGGGGCCTCGCACGCCCGGAGATTCGCCTGCACCACGTTGTCGATGTAGGTGAAGTCGCGCGTCTGGAGGCCGTCCCCGTAGATCGTAGGGGGAGTCCCGGAGAGGACCGACGTGATGAACCGGGGGATCACGGCTGCGTACGTCGACGCCGGATCCTGTTTCGGCCCGAAGACGTTGAAGTACCGTAGGGAGACCGTCTCGAGGCCGTACACCTCGCAGAAGATCCGCATATAGTGCTCGCCGGCAAGTTTCTGGGCGGCGTAGGGACTCTTCGGGTTCGGCGTCATCGACTCGCGCTTGGGGAGTTCGGGCGTGTCGCCGTAAACGGAAGAAGAGGCGGCGAAGACGACCCTTCCGACCCCGGCATCCCGGGCCGCGACGAGGAGGGTAAGCGTCCCCCCCACGTTGATCTCGTTGGACAGGACCGGGTCCGCGACCGAGCGAGGGACCGAGGGGAGCGCACCTTGATGGAGGACGTATTCCGTCCCCTCCACGGCTCGACGCGTAACTTCGAGGTCACGGAGATCCCCCTCCACCAGCTCAAACGCCTCTCTATATCTTTCGACGAGGCCGGCGAGGTTCTCTTTCTTCCCCGTGAGGAAATTGTCCAGAACCCGGACCCTGTGGCCTAACGCAAGGAGGGCCGATACCAAGTTCGACCCGATGAACCCCGCTCCGCCTGTCACCAGGTAGAACATCCGCCCTCCCAAAAGCACAGGGACGTTCTTAAAACTTTTTATCCGACCAGAGATGCGCTGGAACCATCACCATCAGTCAAACCATGCGATTGTTTCGCATGCTGCGACTCTCCGCCCGCCTACTTCCGAAAACCGCGAATCCACATCCGAATTGATATGCGGAAGAAGTCCCTTTCCAACTGGTCCATGAACTCATGGTTGTCTCCGATGCGCAAATCCTTTGCCCGGGATTAAAAAGTTTAAGAACGTCCCTACGCTTTTTTCAGAGTTTGATGATCTTGTGGCCGTTTTTCCCTTTCAGGGCGTTGCGGGCGTCGACCACCACCTTCGACTCGCGGGCGACCAGCTGGTAATCGAAGGCGCTGTGGTCGGTCACCACCACGACGCAGTCGGCCCGCCGAAGCGTCGCCGCCGAAAACGGCTGCGCCTTCATCTTCATCCCGTGCTCGGAGAGGACCGGCACGTGCGGGTCGCAGTAGGAGAGTTTCGCCCCCTTCTGGGAGAGGAGCTGGAGGATGTCGAGCGCCGGAGACTCGCGGACGTCGCTGATGTCCTTCTTGTAGGCGACGCCCAGGACCAGAACCTTCGCGCCGTTGACCGATTTTTTGAACCGGTTGAGCGCGTCGACGACCTTGCCGACCACGTAGTGGGGCATCTGCCCGTTGATCACACCGGCCAGCTCGATGAACCGGGACTCGAAGCCGTACTGCTTCGCCTTCCACGACAGGTAGAACGGGTCCAGGGGGATGCAGTGCCCCCCGATCCCCGGCCCGGGGTAGAACGGCATGAACCCGAAAGGCTTCGTCTTCGCGGCGTCGATCACCTCCCAGACGTCGATCTTCATGCGGTTGCACATGAGGGCGATCTCGTTCACCAGCCCGATGTTCACCGAGCGGAACGTGTTCTCCAGGAGTTTGACCATCTCCGCCACTGCGGCGTTGGAGACGGGGTGGATCTGCTCCATCACGCCCCCGTAGAGGGCCTCCGCCATCTTCGTGCAGCGAGGCGTCGCCCCCCCGACGATCTTCGGGATGTTTTTCGTGCTGTACTGCGTGTTGCCCGGATCGACGCGCTCCGGGGAGAAGGCGAGGAAGATGTCTTTACCGACCGTGAACCCCTTCTCCTCGAACATCGGGACGAGGAGTTCGTCGGTCGTCCCCGGGTAGGTGGTGCTCTCCAGGACGATCAGCATCTCCCGGTGGAGGTATTTCGCGACCTGCTCCGCCGCGTTCACGACGTAGGAGAGATCCGGGTCCTTCGTCTTGCGCAGCGGCGTGGGGACGCAGATGTTGACGGTGTCTGCCTCGGCCAGCGCCGAGTAGTCGGATGTCGCCCGCAGGAGACCGGCTTCCACCGCGTTTCGAACCGCTTCGGGGGGGACATCGTCGATGTACGACTTCCCCGAGCGGATCGCCCGGACCTTGGCGCCGTCGGCGTCGATCCCGATGACGCGAATCCCCGCCCCCGCGTACTCGATCGCGAGCGGCAGCCCCACGTACCCGAGGCCGATGACCGCCGCGGTGAAGTCCTTCCGCTTCAGGCGGGAGAGAAGGTCGTCGCGGGAACTTCTTCCTTTCAAGGGGACACCTCCGGGGAAACCATTCCCGAACGGATGGAAAAACGCCCACGCACGAGGCTTCGCCCGGTTCCACGTGGGCTTCCGATAATACTATATCGGTAACGCCTCAGGCGGACTTCAATTTCTTGATCTGCTCGATCAGCTCGGGCACCGCCTTGAACAGGTCGGCCACCAGCCCGTAGTCGGCCACCTGGAAGATGGGGGCTTCCTCGTCCTTGTTGATGGCGACGATCACCTTGGAGTCCTTCATCCCCGCCAGGTGCTGGATGGCGCCGGAGATCCCCAGGGCGATGTAGAGCTCCGGGGCGACGATCTTCCCCGTCTGCCCGACCTGCCAGTCGTTGGGTGCCCACCCCGCGTCCACCGCGGCGCGGGAGGCGCCGATCGCAGCCCCGAAGAGGTCGGCGAGCTGCTCGACGAGCTTGTAGTTTTCCTGGGACTTGATCCCCCGGCCCGCGGACACGACGACCCGCGCCTCGGTCAGCTCCGGGCGCTCGGACTTGGTCTCCTCCCGGCCGACGAAGACGGTTCCCGCCGGGTCCGCCGTCACGGACACCTTCGTCACCGGCGCCTTCCCGTCGGCCTTCGGGGCCGGATCGAAGGCGGTCTGCCGCACCGTGAACAGAAGCGGGCTTCCGGAAAGCTCCACCGTGGCGATTGCGTTCCCCGCGTACAGGGGACGGTGGACACGCAGGCTCTCCCCTTCCTTGGCAAGTCCCACGATGTCGCTTGCCAGAGGGGCG of the Candidatus Deferrimicrobiaceae bacterium genome contains:
- a CDS encoding LUD domain-containing protein, whose amino-acid sequence is MRRTAELLDRVRAALRGRTVAEPGLPYVASREPGGAGSVQERIDLFRRKFEALGGTFLAGPAERVIPGLGELLRVEGVTALFFPEEDPASRQVADDLVPFGPFLLASPGDVVQAEPPVSAGIQSAEFAIAESGTIVQTSRGGKSLLPGLASDVHVALLAPDRFLAGMEDCLEALSADPPRNISLITGPSRTGDIELTLTVGVHGPRRVIAVLPLPAGHV
- a CDS encoding AEC family transporter, which translates into the protein MDILQAVLPVFLVIAIGAAARRFRFLGDPFIDTANMLVYYLLLPALLFYKIGTSNFREAFNAPLVIGGYAATVATFLLAVFLSRALGISPAERGSFVQGAFRANLAYVGLPIVLSAAGDIGLRKGGILLGFMVPLLNSLAVVALILPHGDGKGRARENARRIGLQLVTNPLILSSFLGIVWSMLKFPLPGLVDNTLEILSSATLPLSLLCLGGSFSFERARSGFRVASLAAGMKTLLLTAIAVALYRWMGLSGQDLRVGVIMMGCPTAVITYVMASQLNGDTDLAGTIIVLSTATSAVTISGWLHVLHVAGW
- a CDS encoding cytochrome c, yielding MRLRAVWSFLVVLLMVAAVSGCAKKEEPKPVAPAPVPAISAVEEGKALFEQKCSVCHGLDRATARTETKERWMSIIKEMQGKKADWITDADAAKILEYISSTHGK
- a CDS encoding ATP-binding protein — translated: MKCKRCGKAAAAVDLPSHHSAFCPECFFVFFRRQVEEGIRKFSLLSPRDRVLVCVSGGKDSLVLWDILLDLGYDAEGLTIDLGIEGYSDRSREKVMAYAESRGKEPIVVDLRREGVPIPEAAKKSRKEECSVCGTVKRYFFNRVAASRGFSVVATGHNLDDESARLLGNLMHWHREHLARQHPLLPEASDGLVRKIKPLWRVSERETAAYGFLKEIDYVTEECPMSFDATSLVYKEALSLIEEKMPGTRINFYQGFLQGRESRGTFLPFPEEGAAAGGEEEAGGAPTKCALCGAPSYTETCAFCRLKEKVGKGGRR
- a CDS encoding tRNA (adenine-N1)-methyltransferase — protein: MEGRSPAGPLRAGETVILVDPKGEERMIILTPGKPFGTHKGNLLHDDIIGKADGSRVWTAMGAEYRVFRPTFIQYVMNLKRHAQIIYPKDIGPILLWADIFPGATVVEAGIGWGALAIKLLEAIGPKGRLVSYEVREDFAASGGRTVERFLGACENHEIKVRDIYQGIEEREVDRIVLDLPEPWHVVPHAASALVPGGILLSYLPSTLQVKQMVDRIEEEGGFTEPEVFEVIHRPWHVKGLSVRPVQWMFSHSAFLIVCRKKA
- a CDS encoding transposase, which encodes MPRGSRIDFPGAFHHVCARGIEKRDIVKDDRDREELRRRVHLNLERAKASCLAWAFLPNHFHLLFYSEDGVLSLFMHRLMSGYSLYFNRRHQRVGHLFQNRFRSSVIKTEPYLREAIRYIHLNPLRAGLVGTLDDLARYPWTMHREILRSGGFPWAEFPMLGDFFGGDGGNTTIMNYLEFLEAGLRTDPTVSISYRPGQGETMFSSGCGTASVSEEQEESYGEFLRVVSKACREAGIPVDRFQTGRRDRISSIVRTEILKHCVAVMGMERRQVSSWLGITDAGGAYLLRTAEKRGAHSPLPGGIANDSPSGMIPDPAVSRS
- a CDS encoding SDR family oxidoreductase; the encoded protein is MFYLVTGGAGFIGSNLVSALLALGHRVRVLDNFLTGKKENLAGLVERYREAFELVEGDLRDLEVTRRAVEGTEYVLHQGALPSVPRSVADPVLSNEINVGGTLTLLVAARDAGVGRVVFAASSSVYGDTPELPKRESMTPNPKSPYAAQKLAGEHYMRIFCEVYGLETVSLRYFNVFGPKQDPASTYAAVIPRFITSVLSGTPPTIYGDGLQTRDFTYIDNVVQANLRACEAPKEACGRVFNIACGERVSLLDILEIVYKLSGRRVAPKFEPSRPGDVRDSLADISLAKDLLGYEPQVGFPEGLSRTFDFFSKQGRS
- a CDS encoding nucleotide sugar dehydrogenase, which translates into the protein MKGRSSRDDLLSRLKRKDFTAAVIGLGYVGLPLAIEYAGAGIRVIGIDADGAKVRAIRSGKSYIDDVPPEAVRNAVEAGLLRATSDYSALAEADTVNICVPTPLRKTKDPDLSYVVNAAEQVAKYLHREMLIVLESTTYPGTTDELLVPMFEEKGFTVGKDIFLAFSPERVDPGNTQYSTKNIPKIVGGATPRCTKMAEALYGGVMEQIHPVSNAAVAEMVKLLENTFRSVNIGLVNEIALMCNRMKIDVWEVIDAAKTKPFGFMPFYPGPGIGGHCIPLDPFYLSWKAKQYGFESRFIELAGVINGQMPHYVVGKVVDALNRFKKSVNGAKVLVLGVAYKKDISDVRESPALDILQLLSQKGAKLSYCDPHVPVLSEHGMKMKAQPFSAATLRRADCVVVVTDHSAFDYQLVARESKVVVDARNALKGKNGHKIIKL
- a CDS encoding electron transfer flavoprotein subunit alpha/FixB family protein; translation: GEMADILVVVEHQEGAFKKTTLSTISAAKTLASLIGGEVDALVLGQGAQAVADTVASHGVRSVLLGEGEAFAKYLAVSYAPAVAGLVKKKGYGAVMAPASTFGKDFMPRLSGLLDAPLASDIVGLAKEGESLRVHRPLYAGNAIATVELSGSPLLFTVRQTAFDPAPKADGKAPVTKVSVTADPAGTVFVGREETKSERPELTEARVVVSAGRGIKSQENYKLVEQLADLFGAAIGASRAAVDAGWAPNDWQVGQTGKIVAPELYIALGISGAIQHLAGMKDSKVIVAINKDEEAPIFQVADYGLVADLFKAVPELIEQIKKLKSA